A single genomic interval of Syngnathoides biaculeatus isolate LvHL_M chromosome 1, ASM1980259v1, whole genome shotgun sequence harbors:
- the tnfa gene encoding tumor necrosis factor a (TNF superfamily, member 2), with protein sequence MEGDCEVTVVAAVDSESKNSARCGAKHGSNLIVVLLGITLCLAIAAAVLLVFNVHTKMPGQDEDTFDIHHTLRQLSNVRAAIHLTGQYNSQMANSVKWTNKVDPSHSEGGLELKNNEIVIPQDGLYFVYSQVSFRVSCHMDENDDTSAMSMVHLTHRVRRWSSSFGNDEYCTILHSVRTACQKTAGGDADEEGGWYSAVYMGAVFNLNKGDRLKTVTEKMLPNLEEEAGKTFFGVFAL encoded by the exons ATGGAAGGTGACTGTGAAGTGactgttgttgctgctgtggaCTCCGAATCAAAGAATTCAGCAAGATGCGGTGCTAAACATGGCTCAAACCTCATTGTGGTCCTTTTGGGTATCACACTCTGCCTTGCTATTGCTGCTGCTGTGCTCCTCGTCTTCAATGTACACACTAAG ATGCCAGGACAAGATGAGGACACTTTTG ATATACATCACACTTTACGACAACTCTCTAATGTCAGGGCTGCCATTCATTTAACAG GACAATACAACTCTCAAATGGCCAACTCAGTGAAATGGACCAACAAGGTGGACCCCTCTCATTCTGAAGGGGGTCTGGAGCTCAAGAACAACGAGATTGTAATCCCTCAAGATGGCCTCTACTTTGTTTACAGTCAAGTATCTTTCCGGGTCAGTTGTCACATGGATGAGAACGACGACACATCCGCAATGTCGATGGTCCACCTGACCCATAGAGTGAGACGCTGGTCCAGCTCGTTCGGGAACGATGAATACTGCACCATCCTGCACTCTGTCCGGACGGCCTGCCAAAAAACAGCTGGCGGTGATGCTGATGAAGAGGGTGGCTGGTACTCCGCTGTGTACATGGGAGCTGTCTTTAACTTGAATAAAGGAGACAGGTTGAAGACTGTAACGGAGAAAATGCTTCCAAACCTGGAAGAAGAGGCCGGGAAGACGTTCTTTGGCGTGTTTGCCTTGTGA